CAGCAGAGTCCTATCTGTTGTGTCTCAGAGATGGGGTAAGAGCCTGGTCTGCTTACAGCCGATGAGGAATCCAGTGACTGAATCGGCCTTCTGTAACCTAGAATCCCGGAGTGTTACGTCTGAAACAGCTGATACCTGACGGGGCAGCGTGAACATCACGTAAGGGGTTAACGCAGAACTGCAGCACCAGTGTTAGGACAGTCACTGTTTGCTCATTCTTCTGTGTACTGTGTGATATTTGCCGTCTCCAGCTACACACACAGGGTAAAAGTCCAAGCGCTGCAAACTTCAATTCATAGGGCCTCATTTACCAAGAGAACCCGTCTTTGGAGCGCGGCGCTTTTACATGCAGAGGAGCAGAAACTGGCCGGAGGGACGGCGATTCTAGTAAAGTACGGAGTAACCTAGAAGTATAGGATTTGATGTAAGAAAATACGCTACAAGTACATCTTGTTCTTCTatgtgttaggctgggtacacagtacagaaaatgtCTCGCCATGTGGTATATcctattttaccaacgactgaccgttccgatcagcagccgatttctgtgtacacactatacacgatttataAGATTTACCGttggatctgtgctcttcatctgtcagaaCCATCGTCTGaacagatggtgactctgcaccctccatagagatctatggacactgctggttctGAGTGTATAcagactgcaggattggaacgatatcattgaacaagattttttagtccgttttataaaataaaatcaaacgatacgatgagcttcgGAAGAATGAtggttgcagcgtacacactaatgcgatttcGGGCCGTTTATCGTGTCATTACCCCGATAATCGGGTGCaatccctgtagtgtgtacccagccttgtcTATTTGTTGCCTTTCAGTCTTCCTCCAATCACACAGTCACTTTGTCCCTCTTACTTTATTTGTAAATGCTGTCTTCCTGGACTCTTTTAATGCTCTTCTATCCTATCCCCTCTGTCCTGTCTCTCCTCTGAGCTGCGCTTAATCAGCCTTTCCCGTTAAGTCTTGTTATGTAGCCCATGCATTATTTTAGTCGCCCTTCTCTTAactgtttatattttattcatgtcgggtttttttttgttttttttgggagatGGGTCCCCCCAAAACTGAGCACCTATAAAATGCCAATATATCCTACCTTTACCTGCTACTAAAGCCTCTTCCTCTAAGCTTATACCACTAATTACAATACAGTCTCCTGTCCTTTATCAAAACCTCTTATCCATGCCGCCATCGTTGAGTTACATGCCAGGATTTTGAGGTTCTGAATTAACTTATCCTGACCATAGAATCGAAAATCTATATCCACTGATCCACCCCGATCTATCATTTGGTTATAGTCCTATTCTTCCATCCTGCTGTTTGTGTAGCAGAACTGCCTTTACCCTTCCCCAATCACCTGTAACTACACCCGTCAGCCGCTACTGATTAATGGTTCTGCACGTAGAACTTTCTGTTCTTTTTATACTATGGTTGTTTGCAATCTGGAGGCGTTAACTTATTTACTTTAGTTTGGAGACTTCAAGTAACACCTCTTCTGTATGAAAAATGgaagaaataatatatattgacGTACAGCCTGTGTGCGCCGTGGTGCTGAGTCTACCGATGTCTGGAAttgtgcagtggggggggggggggagcagcgacGTTCTGCCACAAGAAAATCGCTCATCAGACGCCTGATTTATGGTGGTGGGAGAATGTTGTATTTCTCGTGGTTACGTAATATCTCATCAATGCTCGATGGGGTTCAGGTCTGGTGACTGAGAAGACCACAGCATATGGATAGCTTCAGTGTCGCCATTGGGCGATCACATGGGTTGATTGGGATGGGGGTATTGGATGACTGCATCCAAACTAGGGAAGGAAAATGCACCCCCAAAACCTTACAGAACCCCCAAAACCCTTCGCGGTTGGAAACGAGCGCTTGGGGTTGTAGAGTTCTGGAGGTTGTTGACGCTCAAACACTCTTTTTATTGTCCACCCGTTTCAGTTTTCAGCcttattgttttttaatgcaacatttttctttttttaatggccTGTACAATCGGATTTAGCaagttttattgtgtgtttagtcTCTCTTTAACCTGGCTTTATATGCTTTTTAATTGTATCCTCCTCCTGATTTTATTTGTCTGTTTCTTATATGTAGTTTTCTTGGCACGTTCAGCAGTTGGCTTCGTCTCCCTGCAGCTAATGGATTTGGCACAAATCTCTATTGTATTTATTATGCTTTTTGAGTTTATTCCACTGTCCCTGCACTTCACCGATCCATTCCCAGCCTGTCAGTGATTCACATAAATGATTTCTCAGGTGACTGAAGTCGGCCTTGCTGAAATCTAACACCTTGGTTTTGATGCTGTTCTGCTGTCTGTATATTAAACCAGACTGAGCGATGGTCACTGGGCCCCAAGTTCTATCCTGTGGGTACATTTGATACTATGGGGGGAATTTGATTAACCCTAAGGTTCTGCCGGACATTGCTGAGTAATATGGTacaaaatctccactcatttgcCACCCGTCTCTGGGacacgagggaaaatgagcagagattttagcaAAAACTGTGTTCCTGTGGACTGTTCCATTGCGTCACCTTGTGCCAAACTgaatccccccccaccccccatgtcTCAGTTTGTGAGGGCTAAAtctaggacatacttgccaactctccctgaatgtcagggagactccctgaaataggggtgatctccctcactccatgaagagtctggcattctccctgatgctgagccagtataagacgtggttggcttccccctctgtggcatgatgacacagttcagaaattgtgtcctatgtccatgtagtgatgcctatagaggtggccattttcatggagaccaagatttaatcaaatattgacaggtaagacaacatgatttcagtaatggagacagaaatgtaaaagacacttcagtctctagagattcattagctgcttttctttaacacatagttacctactctcctggaatgtctgggagactcccgcatttctaggagacctcccgggagagcagggcgaTCTCttggttctcgcccccacaatagataagtggcaggacgaggcttaatgacgcaaatattgtcatctcagccccacccctgctgtaattggctaaaattgtgacaaccgtttatgctattcatcaagccccgcccccgcgtgcctgcctcccccgggatctccctgaagccaatgaggaaaagttggcaagtatgatctagaaTTGCTTCCTTTGCATGTTTGCTCCCTAACTTATTGCTTGAGAGATGACCCACGCAGGCCATCCAGAATGTCATTCCCTTCACCTTTCATTGACATCTCTGTGATTTCCTCTATTAATAATCTATCCAACTCCTCATCTTGTTAATTGTTCCTgtttgaggaaaaaaaacaacaaaaacctcACCTGAGTCCTAGTCGTGGTCGTCATTGTACCATGACACAGTTACAGCTGTGAGATGTAAACTATCTCTTGACCTGTTTGAAATCAGTTCAGGGAGCGTATTTCAAAATCTGCGACCATTTGTGTACTTGGGGGCCGATTCATTTCCGCGCGATGCGTCTCCAAAACGTTCAGGGGCGCCCCCCAAGacattcattagctgcttttctttaccgcatagttgcctactctcccggaatgtccaggagactcctgtatttctgggagacctcccgggagagcagggcaaccaccTGGTTCCCTCTCCACattagataagtggcagggggccttaatgacgcaaatatcgcgtcatcttagccccgccacctgctgtaattggccaaaattgtgacaatcgtttagaggcgggaccaaaatgatgcaattcatcaagcccctccCCTGCATGggcacctcccccgggatctccctgatgcCAACgagggaaaagttggcaagtatgggttgtCATGAATATTGGGTCACCTCACAATTTGCCAAACCCTTAACGTTTATAAAGGTTAAACCAGGAGAAAATAAGCCCTGATCAACCAAACTGCCCACAAATCTCTGCCCGTTTTAGTGTAAGCTCCACCTCCTTTGAGGACAGGgtttggggggcaggggggggatCTGCACCCTGGGCCCATCCGATAATGGGGTatcctgggctgggtcactgggccacccgcatttttttttctctcctgtaaaatgttcctaatcTGCTGCATATTACTGATAATGACCCTTTTGACTTCGATAGGACCAGTATATTATTGCATCAAAATCAGCCGCCATACGATGTGTGGCCAGCATTATAGCGGAACACTTGTTTATCTCACAGTTTTGGGGCTTGACCAGCAGAGGGACACTTGCCAAGTTTGGGGAACTAAGGACAGGTCAGCTCCGGCCCGGAGTCATTCTGGTTCTTGGCACCGCAGTCTTTTGTTGTTCTTTGCAAAAAATCATTATCCGGTTAATGTATCTCTCTCGTTCTCTGTAATTAATCTAATTAACTTGTTATGTGCCAGAGCCGGCCGCCCTTCGGCGTAGTGTGAGCTGCCGGAACACCTTTCATTGTACGGAGTTTGGAAATGCAGCAGGGAAGTGTTGGCAGGAGACTGGAATATTAATGTGCCCCGTAAACCTTCCGAGGATGGTACTCAGGCTCCCTTCTCAATGGAGTTCTGTCTGACGGCTGTAGATCCGGCCCTCGGGATAAGTTTGGATCCTGGATTTGTCATCCCAGGAGTGAATCTGCTGGTAGTTTTCCACCGTGCTTTTGGAATGGAAGGAGAGGAAAAGTTTAAACTCCTGTAGTGTTTTCGGAGTGCTGATCTGCGGTCCTGTGCTGGTTGGATGAAGACCTAATATGGGAGACGTAAGAAGTGGTGCACAGGAAGAAAATGTCACTAcgaatcccagcatgctttgccaactgatagctgtcagggtatgctgggatttgtagtgtcacaacacctggacagGCACAGTTTCTCATACCTTGAAATAAAGATACATAATCTCAGCTCTTTAAACTTCTGAAATTTAATGCGGTGGCCACAGAaccaaaatatatgttttaaagttGACAGTGAAATTGTTAATAAGCAAAACTATTTTAACATAGCTGCCTATTTCAGACCCTCTCCTAAGGTCTCACAGTACTAACAGCAATTTTCCAGTTTGGATCTCCCAAGGCTGCAACATTGACTTCTGTCATAAGATTTTCAGCCCACAGGAAAGCCCCCACCAGCAGCTAATTTTAACGTCTCCCTATGCTAAATAGCTAGAGgaaaaagtacatttatatatgtgtgtgattgcttggtttgtctttttattttatttttttgacggGTACATTTTTAAATTAGGGGTTCCCttaccccatcactgtttgaagttttgttgatgtTGTGCCTTCAATttattcaccccccccccttataTGTGTCCGTCCTTCAATAAAGCCTGGCTGGTGATTTCCCTGTAGTCTCCGAATTGATTTGCCGACCTGCCATATTGAGTAATTATTGGGTATCATGGATGATTCAGGGTCACATGGCGATATTGCAGCTGTGTAGTTAGCATTGCTGAGATCCATGGAGAGAAAGCCATAAAAGTGGGGGTAGGTCAATAAACGGTGTGCATGACGTCAATGTTACAAGGAGCCTTAGAAAACCGTGTCCTGTCCTTGTCTATCAAGGGCTGGATTTGATCGAGATCAGTTTGGGCAGAGACGTTCTGTACTGCTCCTGTACAGGTCTCTGCTGTTCCCTAGACGGGGTCCTCTCGGAAGGTCTAATCGTCTCCAGATGTGGAGCTGTGTTCCAAATTCCAGCCTTGGTGTAGGACAGTGAGTTCAGTGATGAGCAGGGGTAGGGTCTGAGACAACGGGGCCAATTGTCCTCTTTAATGCTTGTAGCCAATGTCCCTGTGCTGAACAGAGGTGCAGATTaggattgtatgtgtgtgtgtgtgtatgtatatgtatatgtgtatgtgtgtgtgtgtatatatatatatattatgtgtgtgtgtatatgtatgttaacccgtgcatgatactcatgcattctagtcaaatcaagctacttaaggtgttaaaaaggttcttgtcatgcatttgggccatagcccaggcctcaaccaccaaccactccccactgtcacccccggcaaccaccaaccactccccactgtcacccccggcaaccaccaaccactcccaactgtcacttctccttcaagaaaaataaacacttaacaattaacaaattaaaaacatctaagTATccaaaatttcagccctttctgaatttttttcttccacacacactaagaatttagtaggtcagtgtataactccgcccagcaggtggcgctgcagcttggttttatattttccacacacacacacagacagactaacacacgccactagacatttatattatagataattacAAAAATGTATTCTTATCTCTGCAACAACCACCGATCTaaataccccccccaaaaaaactccTACTTATCTCTGTGAAGGGGGAGTAATAATAGGCCCCAAATTTTAGGAGACAGTAATTTTCCAACATAAATGCGTAATACATTTTGGACATGATTCACGTTCGGACGTAAGTGATTCGCTTTGCACGTGCATCAGAAGGGACTTGCGCCAATTACAGCAGTTGCATGCACTTCATGTCCAAATGGCACTTATGTCTATGACTTCACGGGCAGGACGGGGGTAGGAACGGGGCGAACGAATATTGGCAATGTACTGAGGGTGTCCCGATAGagatgcagccgattcaagtcctgtctGAATCTTGtacgttttttgtttgtttttaccgCAAGTTGCGTCCAAGCATGAATTAGGCCCCTTTATGTATCGGTTGTATATGATAAGCAGTTTGGGTGGGGCTACATGTAACGCACTGACTGCAGTATAGTGTATTAATAGAACCTGTCGGGTCCTCTGGTATTTTTTGCTGTAGTGCATAGAGCCTTGTGCACAGAATGAGTTTCCCTGAGAGGGTATTTTATTCAAAAAGCTGGTTCTGTGCCGTGTTGTCCCCCAGGCAGACCTTGTGCAGATAGCGGGAGAGCTACCATGTATAAAGCTTTGCCCAGGGGCCGCCAGCGAGCTATCAGTCTGCACTTTACAAACTCCTGGTCCGGCTTCCGGGGTCTCTACAGAGTCTCACCTGAATGCTGAACAATGACTGCGTTTAAATTTGGCCAATTATATATTCAGTGTCACATGGTCAACACATCACTCCAGTCTGTGCCTCCATACATTGGgacattggggcatatttaacaaataatgatagtgcactatcgtgcatttaccattaaaaaaaacgtccctctgtgtccctcgcatatttaagaagggtgcatcgcagcagatattgtggatatctgcagctttgcattcctttttgtttttgggagcagtcaccattctacagtatggtgactgctcccatccgcaatctaacaagttccgaaaacaTTTTATTCCAGaaacttgtcatgataatgtacgccagctgaagcattatcataaatgaaaaatttcagtgctgtcagctctgctccgaaaagcagagctggacagcgcatatgtggagggatcacatgatccttccctgtcactcaccgctatagttgcagagacagagcggggatatctgtgcgcatgtgcagttcttcgaacctCCTACCCAGCTATAAAAGTTCACAGTATAGATGAACCTTCACTTTCTGTCCGATTGTCGGTGTGGGGACCAGTTCTTTTGAATTTCAGGTTCCCTCACATACCACCAGCACTGTCCTGTTGTTTGGAGTTTGGGTTGAAGATTTTGGGTGATATTCTGCTTTAAGTTTGAACTTATCCTGTAGCTTTGGCACCACTGATCCATCGACCGTACCATCCTTGCAGTGCatgtgagacacacacacagggcttCACCCAACGAAGCCTCCATTGTGTGGGGCTAGGCAcatgacacccccccccctcctgtacaTATGCTAAACATCCAAACTGGATTGCACAACCGGCATCTTCAAAGAATGATTAAAAACAAGTTCCTTTGGAAACACGTTTCCAAGTTCAGCTCTTTAGAGAAGCCGACGGTGCCCACACAGACCTGTTGCGTCAGTGCGTCTCTCCAAGCCCCTCTCTTGTCAGATGGGTTCCGTCTCCTGGTTCCCTGCAGGCCAAATACATTCCTGACTACAACCTCCTCCGTCGGGACTTGTCTGATTGACAGGTGAGAGTCGGGACCTTCAGTCTTGGGTGTAATGCTAACCAGCGTGGCATATTCTCTCATTGTGCGAATACTAAAGGGGAAAGGCCCTAATTCTATGTAGGGCTGTATCATAGTCATTCTTACTATAAAATTTATGTTTCACTAGGTGTTCACAATCATTAACACTGTCCGCAGCAGAGTGTCCTTGGGAACTATTTTAAAATGGGGCAAGTATGTTGCCTTAACATATTTACGTCCTTGTAACTAATTTAATGGTTCAAGCAGCTCAGCAATCCTGCAGGTTCACCATCGATGTGACGTGGCTGAAGAACGCCATTAACTTGGATGTAAAGAATTACACAAGGGGTACTTAACATGATCTGATATTCTTTGTGCAGGTAAAATATTGGGGGTCCAATGTTCCTTGCAATCTGGCTGTTCCCCACCCACGATCCAGATGACTGGTGCTGCCCCCCATGCTCCCAGTGGTGGAGGTAGATGGCAGGCTACGTTGGCAGGACTGAGGAGTGTGGTAGACGTTGGGCAACTCTCTTGCCGACAAAGCTGGGCCagcaggagagtggagatgagcgCCAGACATCGCTGGGCTGCATGGAACTCTGGGAATTTAATATTCTAGGATCAGGTTTAACGTGTTGTTATATTCTTCTTAGAtgcaaacgtaggatttgtagaggggggtttccacaccacgccgccagtgggcgtgacctgcatgcatgggggcgtggctataatattagacagtgcttggctgctctccaactcttcctatccccatcatatacatgggcaatgctgcgtgcactactgttaggtgcatgcagctctctcttttcaagcagagccgtgtaaagcgggggcagggtccagccaaccccagttatacagtgccctaggcttggatggtgtttccaggcactagaaaaccccccccccccccccccccccccctcggtttgcctatgctagtCAAACCTGAACAAGTTAATTTGGGGTGGTGTTATCCTTAAAATACTCTCCAATGCACCAAATAATGGTAGCCACATTTAgaagtctatttatgacccatctcATGCTGCTCACCTTAATTGTTatttcttattgcaatgataattTGTTTCTTAACATGGCACTTTATTCAAATTGATTAACTGGGATAGTGACTCTGATAGGAGCTTGTCCCAGCGAATAATCTATATCTAAGTGATCGTAAGTCTTTACTTTTCTATGACTTTGGACCGTTTTTTCGATGAGGCAGAACACGTAGCATGCTGGGGAGGGGTCCGAACATCCCCCTCCTGGGATGCTCTGTCCATGGGATAGAATAATACATAGCCGCTAAACTTTAAAATAcccttatccccccccccccccccccctcttacttCGCAATACGTCGTCGAGGAATGATCTGTTAGCTATGGGGGAGCTTAAATTACCTTGGTTTTATTTGGGTTTTGTAAAACTTTTTTTGGGGGATGTCGTCAGTGTGTTAACCCCATAAGTGCTGTGATGTCACCACATACATAACCCTTTAATTCCTGGTTCCACAGTTTTATCCTCTGACTTGGAATTAAAAACAGATGTGCGTCTGGATTCCAGAGTGACCACTGGAAATGATTTACTTTCCCGTCTTCTATTCCCcaccacatcccccccccccccccccacccctcagcCTATTTGAATATTAAATCCTGATGGTGAGAGCCTCTCGCTCGCATGCTACGCTGACTGACATCTGTGACGTTGGGAGGCACAAGCGGGTGGCGGCCGTCAACGTCGCTGGTTTATTGTGAATGAAGCGTAGGGATTGAGCGTTGCGATCTGAGGAGACAAATATGGCGGGAAAACCTGAACCAGGGCTGCTATTTGTATGCCCGCACGAGATGCCCTCTGTGTAGGTTACATAGCTCTGTTTTACTTTTATTGAAAGAATTGGGTGTTTCCCAAGGAACCTAGTAGTTATACTATATGAGAGGCTcttgcaatttaatttaattttttttcacaaaaaaaatccagattacattAGTAGGAAAGAATGTAAACATCCGCTATTAAATGGTGGTTGTAAGgtttatataaaacaaagaatagGCTTTTGGAAAGGCTCCAATTCATGAGGTAAACGCTATAGGATACTTCTGGAATGTCAGAAATCGCATTACTAGGTTTCTGGCGAGTTCCGCTTTTCTAGGAATCACGGTTTGAAGCCTCTGATGTTTTAATGGTAACTCATGAAACGTTTCTTTGGAATGTGACCAGCTCTGCTCCTCTCCTGTAAATTTAAGTTTTCACTCCACACATTTCATCCAGGAGGATAATAATTCTTACTAAATCATTATTTGGATGAGTCGTCTCTTACTCCCTCACTTGGCTATTTTCCCTGCACTGTGGAACTTTCCATAGGTGATGTACGATGGCTGAATCTTGTGTTTCTTAAATGTTAGCTCATCCCTAAATTACTGAGAAATGACAGGAGAGCCTCTTGAGGCTGCTTGGTGTCTAAACTGTTGGGACGTTTCCTAAAGTCCTTttgttttgggggagggggggtttctattgtgaaataaaatgtttgaCTCTCTTTAtcctttttacattttaaagttgAGGATCATTTCGCTATTGGCAATTGGAATGGAAAATCGAGGCGAAGCCCGTTGCAAGCTTTGTACGACAGTGATCAGGTGGGTGAGAATCACCTTTGCTGCCTACTTCATGCAAAAGACCCCCGACATATCTCCCCTCTCCACCCAGAACCTTCTATACCCCTGTGACGGTCACCACTTCCAGGTGCGCCtaccttctgttatttttctTGTAAGACGCAGACCCTGCAGTCAccgtctatagtcaatgcatgagAGCATAGGTGACGGCTACTGGGCATAGATGGGGGGGCAGGGGGTATGCTTTGGCATAGATGGGGGTTAGGGGTTATGCTTTGGCATAGATGGTGGGCAGGGGGTATGCTTTGGCATAGATGGTGGGCAGGGGGTATGCTTTGGCATAGATGGTGGGCAGGGGGTATGCTTTGGCATAGATGGGGGGCAGGGGGTATGCTTTGGCATAGATAGGGGGGCAGGGGGTATGCTTTGGCATAGATAGGGGGGCAGGGGGTATGCTTTGGCATAGATAGGGGGGCAGGGGGTATGCTTTGGCATAGATGGGGGCAGGAACAGCACCTTAGGATACACTGTTATTTCAGTCTAGTTCTGGTCTTGGCCAAACGAAAGAGCTCAATGATAAATAACTAATTTACCATGGCATTTCCTGGTGGTTtggccatttaccatggtaatacCATATGGATACCAGCCTGTAGTGGCTTGTACTTCTAAGCTGTATCAATATATtggcatttgtttttgttttttttgtttttttttatttatccttCAAAATCTGCTGTCTATAGCGGTGATCTGATAGGGCGTGGGACATGAGCGTTATTCAATCCCATCTGCTTAGTGACATGAGGACacatgggtagatttatcaaactttctataaaaggaaaagtggttgctatgggcaacacctccaatcagactctagctcacactgttctagaatgtacttatGGCCGGACGTCTTGCCAGCGTGGATGCCCGAGCAGGGCCCAATATGAACTGTACATGTCCATCTCTCCTCCTTTCAGCTACCAAACACAGAACCGGGGCTACAAAATCAAATAACACTCGTGACCACAGCGATAAGCCTAGACTGGTGGAGAGGGCAGATAAAATGTGAATAGTTAGTTGATGTTTGGTCTTAATTGATTGTATAGGACAGATACTGTATCTCTGtaacttaacattttttttaattatttgtcttGTTATAATCCAGTTTGAGCCTTCGTCAATCCAAGCAACGCACCAAAAGCGCCGGGAGCTGCTGGCCAGCTCTTGTAAGACTTACACACGAAAACGCCGTGTCCTGACATCCGATGACCTCAAACACCTGATTGTGGACGACGCGCATGGGCTACTGTATTGTTACGTGCCTAAAGTGGCCTGCACCAACTGGAAGAGGGTCATGATGGTCCTCACTGGCCAGGGCAAGTACAAGGACCCTATGCTCATTCCAGCGAACGAGGCCCACGTTCCATCTAACCTCCGCACTCTCTCCGAGTTCACCACCTCCGAGATCAACTACCGGCTTCGGAATTACCTCAAGTTCGTCTTTGCAAGGGAACCTTTCGAAAGGCTGGTTTCTGCCTACAGGAACAAGTTCACGCGCACGTACAACACAGCGTTTCATAAGCGATACGGCACCAAGATCATAGAGCGCCATCGTAGGGACCCATCTCTTGAAGCGCTTGAGCGGGGAGATGATGTCACGTTTGAAGAATTCCTCTATTACCTGGTAGACCCACAGACGCAGAAAGAGGAGCCATTCAATGAACACTGGGAGCGAGTCCACTCCTTGTGCCACCCATGTATTGTCCAGTACGACGTTGTGGGGAAATACGAGACTCTAGAAGAGGATGCTAATTACCTCCTTCAGCTGATTGGCGTAGGAGACTCCATTAAATTTCCAACCTCTTCCAAAACCACGCGGACCACCGACGGCATGGCTGCTGGGTACTTCAAGGGCGTCAACCGCTTCTACCAACGGCGCCTCTTCAACTTGTACAAGATGGATTTTCTACTCTTTAATTACAGTATCCCACATTACTTGCAGTTACACTGAGCGTGCAAAGGGGTGCAGGAGCCTGGtgctcttagatgcctctttcaTTGTAggaaattgaaaaaaacaatggagccaaattttatttattgctgAAATCCTTCTGCGCTGTGAACTTGGATGTTTTACCAATGATTACACCATGGCTGTGAAAGCAGATGTAATATTACAAGTGCTATATTTTCCTAATAATTTTATAGAAAAGACTACTTGTCTGTCTGCTTTAGCATTCGCTGATCTTATTGTGCAAAGACTTTTTGATATCAGTCAGCAAGTTAAGGCTGCAGGAATCGGCCATTTTGCTATCGTAGCATATATCCGCTGAGGCAGCTTAAGCTCTTATCTTAAGTGAAAAGTACATTTAGGACACTGATGagattactcttttttttttatttttttttttatttttgtgaatggATGCGATTTGTGACACCAATGAACTCGAGCTCCACAGTTGGTTAGTGTTAGGATATCCTTATCATTCACTCCTGTGAGGGTTTCTGGAATGTTTACATGTAGCTCCACTTTGTGTCGCAAATATGATGTGTatgattaaatataatttaacatgGCAATTTGTTTCATTAGAACGACATTGTATTATTCTGAGATCTGTGATGTTGCCCAGACA
This window of the Mixophyes fleayi isolate aMixFle1 chromosome 8, aMixFle1.hap1, whole genome shotgun sequence genome carries:
- the CHST13 gene encoding carbohydrate sulfotransferase 13 isoform X1 is translated as MRRSKVMVLATCLGSFILVIFYFQSSLSSVEDHFAIGNWNGKSRRSPLQALYDSDQFEPSSIQATHQKRRELLASSCKTYTRKRRVLTSDDLKHLIVDDAHGLLYCYVPKVACTNWKRVMMVLTGQGKYKDPMLIPANEAHVPSNLRTLSEFTTSEINYRLRNYLKFVFAREPFERLVSAYRNKFTRTYNTAFHKRYGTKIIERHRRDPSLEALERGDDVTFEEFLYYLVDPQTQKEEPFNEHWERVHSLCHPCIVQYDVVGKYETLEEDANYLLQLIGVGDSIKFPTSSKTTRTTDGMAAGYFKGVNRFYQRRLFNLYKMDFLLFNYSIPHYLQLH
- the CHST13 gene encoding carbohydrate sulfotransferase 13 isoform X2, coding for MQKTPDISPLSTQNLLYPCDGHHFQFEPSSIQATHQKRRELLASSCKTYTRKRRVLTSDDLKHLIVDDAHGLLYCYVPKVACTNWKRVMMVLTGQGKYKDPMLIPANEAHVPSNLRTLSEFTTSEINYRLRNYLKFVFAREPFERLVSAYRNKFTRTYNTAFHKRYGTKIIERHRRDPSLEALERGDDVTFEEFLYYLVDPQTQKEEPFNEHWERVHSLCHPCIVQYDVVGKYETLEEDANYLLQLIGVGDSIKFPTSSKTTRTTDGMAAGYFKGVNRFYQRRLFNLYKMDFLLFNYSIPHYLQLH